A DNA window from Paenibacillus andongensis contains the following coding sequences:
- a CDS encoding LytTR family transcriptional regulator DNA-binding domain-containing protein, translated as MNVALEIETRNTYEDFALEKDIMYFRVGEHGLVSFHGKNYHIKKRMTTEQIQEITTNSTFFKVNTDCYVNTRKILQIQDGKVFFEIKGADSKFASITKLRQFRLKEIVQQHKAEAATADSTK; from the coding sequence ATGAATGTAGCGCTCGAAATCGAAACAAGGAACACCTACGAAGACTTCGCACTTGAGAAGGATATCATGTACTTCCGTGTCGGAGAACATGGGCTCGTCTCTTTCCATGGGAAAAACTATCACATTAAAAAACGCATGACCACTGAGCAAATTCAAGAAATTACTACAAATAGTACCTTTTTCAAGGTCAACACGGATTGCTATGTGAACACAAGGAAAATTCTACAGATTCAGGATGGTAAAGTGTTTTTCGAAATCAAGGGTGCTGATTCCAAATTTGCATCGATAACGAAGCTTCGCCAATTCCGGCTGAAAGAAATCGTACAGCAGCACAAAGCGGAAGCAGCTACAGCTGATTCAACAAAATAA
- a CDS encoding NAD(P)/FAD-dependent oxidoreductase produces the protein MKTYDFIVVGAGPAGIFACYEMTQLHPTAKVLLVDKGHDIYHRSCPILESKIKLCPPPAGKKDFSGCLPACSITAGFGGAGAYSDGKFNITTEFGGWMTDYLAPAKVIDLIRYVDGINLRHGATENITDPTTEAVKDIEQRSYAAGLKLLRAQVRHLGTEQNLMILKSIYEHLKTRIDMQFKAEVEDILTFKREDKHVIQGIRMKDGTEIHSKQVMLAPGRDGSAWLTQVLKKRRLRMYNNQVDVGVRVETSDVVMREINEHLYEGKFIYNTSVGTRVRTFCSNPSGHVVVENHSGVMAANGHSYKDPALGSSNTNFALLVSHKFTEPFDKPNEYAREICKHANDLSSGGVIVQKFGDIMRGRRSTADRIREGFLEPTLSEAVPGDLGLVLPYNTMKSLIEMIHALEKVTPGIASEHTLFYGVEAKFYSARPKLSESFETEIQGLFCGGDGAGITRGLAQAGAAGVWVARNVVV, from the coding sequence ATGAAAACATATGATTTTATCGTTGTTGGTGCAGGACCTGCCGGTATTTTTGCTTGTTATGAAATGACACAGCTTCACCCTACCGCTAAAGTATTGCTCGTAGACAAAGGCCATGATATTTATCATCGCAGTTGTCCGATCCTGGAAAGTAAAATCAAACTTTGTCCTCCTCCAGCAGGCAAAAAGGATTTCTCAGGTTGTCTTCCTGCCTGTTCCATTACAGCTGGCTTCGGAGGCGCCGGAGCCTATAGCGATGGCAAATTCAACATCACGACCGAATTCGGCGGCTGGATGACCGATTATTTGGCACCCGCCAAAGTAATCGATCTGATTCGTTATGTGGATGGCATTAATCTGCGACATGGGGCAACCGAGAATATTACAGACCCTACGACAGAAGCTGTAAAAGATATTGAACAGCGCTCCTATGCTGCAGGTCTAAAGCTGCTTCGCGCTCAGGTTAGACATCTGGGAACCGAACAAAACTTAATGATTTTGAAATCCATCTATGAACATTTGAAAACACGTATCGATATGCAGTTCAAAGCTGAAGTTGAAGATATCCTAACTTTCAAACGGGAAGATAAGCATGTCATCCAAGGCATTCGGATGAAGGACGGCACTGAAATTCATAGTAAACAAGTGATGTTAGCGCCAGGTAGAGACGGCTCTGCATGGTTAACTCAAGTGCTCAAAAAGCGCCGACTCAGAATGTACAACAATCAAGTCGATGTAGGCGTCCGCGTAGAAACCTCGGATGTCGTTATGCGCGAAATCAACGAGCATCTCTATGAAGGCAAGTTCATTTATAATACATCGGTAGGTACTCGAGTACGTACTTTCTGCAGCAATCCATCAGGTCATGTTGTCGTCGAGAACCACAGCGGCGTCATGGCAGCGAACGGCCACTCTTACAAGGATCCAGCCCTAGGTTCCAGTAATACGAACTTCGCTCTGCTCGTTTCTCATAAATTCACGGAGCCTTTCGATAAGCCGAATGAATATGCGCGAGAAATATGTAAACATGCGAATGACTTATCCAGCGGCGGTGTTATCGTGCAGAAATTTGGGGACATCATGCGCGGACGCAGATCAACAGCGGATCGGATTCGCGAAGGCTTTCTTGAACCGACTTTATCTGAAGCCGTTCCTGGTGATCTAGGACTTGTTCTTCCTTACAATACAATGAAAAGTTTAATTGAAATGATCCATGCGCTTGAAAAGGTAACGCCAGGTATCGCTTCTGAGCATACTCTTTTCTATGGTGTTGAAGCGAAATTCTATTCCGCTCGTCCTAAACTTAGTGAAAGTTTCGAAACCGAAATACAAGGCTTGTTCTGCGGCGGTGACGGGGCAGGAATTACAAGAGGCTTAGCCCAAGCTGGGGCTGCAGGCGTCTGGGTGGCTCGCAACGTGGTCGTCTAA
- a CDS encoding sensor histidine kinase encodes MNRPHKPKPKIHLRSSIFILMISLIIVLLTDSVFYYYTKRMLTSELETKLQLIADNVAISIKHSKTGEKYVENLIGQNLRTASLAAQYRLDPDIEKVKNEELTILSKELMIDHITLMKRSGDDIIGYKSSEPKEINMSTKTWSRDWFQAFNQLLDTKETSVESGQTLPHYWSGPMNTSMTNPQFVDKWGYYYDGRTNYILDPYVHDTFFRDYQRETGVDAVINEIIHGYTNHGAKEIAVFNTPIFLKQQEQYKKEGYTWFTDREILFGSYSMKDSRDQEMVQAVMQSKQTKQLITTIDGKTYLKMFFPLQLDSPVVIGLTADYETVRKSIQQQQVNLLILIGSTALIAFILVILSIRFINRNREATAESIQEVYVDHIGSLFRSMKEQRHDFNNHVATIHSLVHLKEYTELDRYTTEIIGETTALNDIIQINVPALCAIVQSKVIQAVERKITFFHEVSNLNQINLGAVKATDLVRIISNLIDNAFDAVTVSKKAEEKEVRLIGILEGNSLTFKVINNGDPIPSDRLESIFEPGFSTKQASGLHAGLGLSIVKKLVDKYDGTVHVSSSDAETSFTISIAV; translated from the coding sequence ATGAATAGACCACATAAGCCAAAACCGAAAATCCACCTTCGCTCCTCGATCTTTATCCTGATGATTTCCTTAATTATTGTACTACTTACGGATAGCGTATTCTACTACTATACGAAGAGAATGCTAACATCTGAGCTTGAAACCAAGCTGCAGCTTATCGCCGATAACGTCGCCATCTCCATTAAACATTCCAAAACAGGTGAGAAATATGTTGAAAATCTAATCGGTCAAAATCTGCGTACAGCTTCCTTGGCGGCACAATACCGACTCGATCCCGACATTGAGAAAGTGAAGAATGAAGAGCTAACAATTCTCAGTAAAGAGTTAATGATCGATCATATTACGCTAATGAAACGAAGCGGTGATGATATTATTGGCTACAAATCCTCCGAGCCCAAGGAAATTAATATGAGCACCAAAACCTGGAGCAGAGATTGGTTTCAAGCGTTCAATCAGCTTCTTGACACCAAAGAAACGAGTGTAGAAAGCGGACAAACGCTGCCTCATTACTGGTCGGGACCTATGAATACATCGATGACTAACCCTCAGTTTGTTGACAAATGGGGCTATTATTACGATGGCCGTACGAATTATATTCTTGACCCTTATGTGCATGATACGTTCTTCCGCGACTATCAACGGGAAACGGGTGTGGATGCTGTTATTAATGAAATCATTCATGGCTATACTAACCATGGCGCCAAAGAAATTGCCGTGTTTAATACGCCAATTTTCCTCAAGCAGCAGGAACAGTATAAAAAGGAAGGCTATACTTGGTTCACAGACCGGGAGATTTTGTTCGGGTCCTATTCGATGAAAGATAGTCGGGATCAAGAAATGGTTCAAGCCGTTATGCAATCGAAGCAAACCAAGCAGCTTATCACCACGATCGACGGAAAAACCTATCTCAAAATGTTCTTTCCGCTTCAACTGGATTCCCCTGTTGTTATCGGTCTGACAGCCGATTATGAAACCGTACGAAAATCAATTCAACAACAGCAAGTGAACCTGCTCATTCTGATCGGATCAACCGCACTTATCGCATTCATTCTAGTCATCCTGAGCATCCGCTTTATCAATCGGAATCGTGAAGCAACCGCGGAAAGCATCCAAGAAGTTTATGTTGATCATATCGGATCATTGTTCCGTTCCATGAAAGAACAGCGCCATGATTTCAATAATCATGTGGCTACGATACATTCCCTCGTTCATTTGAAAGAATATACGGAATTAGATCGTTACACCACCGAGATTATTGGTGAAACGACCGCTTTGAATGACATTATTCAAATTAACGTGCCCGCTTTATGCGCGATTGTACAATCTAAGGTCATACAGGCCGTTGAACGCAAAATTACATTCTTCCATGAAGTCAGTAATTTAAATCAGATCAACCTTGGAGCTGTCAAAGCGACAGACTTGGTTCGAATTATCAGCAATTTAATCGATAACGCGTTTGATGCCGTTACAGTTTCCAAAAAGGCAGAGGAGAAAGAAGTCCGTTTAATCGGCATATTAGAAGGAAATTCACTTACATTCAAGGTCATCAACAACGGGGACCCTATCCCAAGTGATCGACTAGAAAGTATTTTCGAGCCTGGCTTCTCAACGAAACAAGCGTCCGGACTCCACGCCGGTTTAGGTTTAAGCATTGTCAAAAAGCTAGTGGACAAATATGACGGAACTGTTCATGTCAGCAGTTCAGATGCTGAAACCAGCTTTACGATTTCCATTGCGGTATAA
- a CDS encoding MBL fold metallo-hydrolase yields MKVTFLGCGDGFSVEQGHNSALLTFADTNLCIDFPESNHLGLHQLGMKLNQIEHIFITHLHEDHVNGLQKLALFHRVYPGRMKPKLYVPTGLKDDLWQILRHGLELTTRGKRVFEDYYDIECVENEFVVSGVKFELVPTLHVPDMLSYGLLCKPFFYFSGDTRLDEHYIRSIANEVKTIYHECHMQDDQLPSHTSLEELLTLPEFIQAKMILMHYVDDYVEPKLREKFHQVYKLRLAEPLLEYS; encoded by the coding sequence ATGAAAGTAACATTTCTGGGCTGCGGGGATGGTTTTAGTGTCGAGCAAGGGCATAATAGTGCTCTACTTACCTTTGCGGATACGAATCTATGCATAGATTTCCCTGAGTCTAATCATCTTGGGCTGCATCAATTGGGAATGAAGCTCAATCAGATTGAGCATATTTTTATCACGCATCTGCATGAGGATCACGTGAATGGCTTGCAGAAACTCGCTTTGTTTCACCGGGTGTATCCGGGAAGAATGAAGCCGAAGCTTTATGTGCCTACCGGGTTAAAAGACGATTTGTGGCAAATCTTGCGCCATGGATTGGAGCTGACGACGAGGGGAAAGCGCGTGTTTGAGGATTATTATGACATCGAATGTGTGGAAAATGAGTTTGTGGTATCGGGTGTGAAATTCGAACTTGTCCCTACTTTGCACGTGCCAGACATGCTGAGTTACGGTCTTCTATGCAAGCCTTTCTTTTACTTTAGCGGGGATACCAGGTTGGATGAACACTATATTCGGAGTATCGCCAATGAGGTGAAAACGATTTACCACGAATGTCATATGCAGGATGATCAGCTGCCGTCGCATACGTCACTTGAAGAACTGCTGACGCTGCCGGAATTCATTCAAGCGAAGATGATTCTTATGCATTATGTAGATGATTATGTGGAGCCGAAACTTAGGGAAAAGTTTCATCAGGTGTATAAACTTCGACTTGCTGAGCCTTTGCTAGAGTATTCGTAG
- a CDS encoding FusB/FusC family EF-G-binding protein has translation MNQPFIRNHQYNDIKKQVSLLQSTCNSVSDRKVVESVRYNAQVKLNEVFPNANELQKQALGDITLLQTAGEFQHYLRSLEPYLAEFAHVTENQLKKLFPKIKKLKVPDLTAIDYRYVTYLGWIDIATNKLFLVYHLNGKLVGIEGNYTPTNKKGVCFVCNRHEEVALFTAVTKWKPASATPDYYRAIGNYLCVNSEACNKNITDVAVLEKFIQGVLIGP, from the coding sequence ATGAATCAACCATTCATTAGAAACCATCAATATAATGATATTAAGAAGCAGGTCAGTCTGCTGCAAAGTACCTGCAACTCCGTTTCCGATCGGAAAGTGGTGGAGTCGGTGCGATATAACGCGCAAGTTAAACTAAACGAGGTATTCCCGAATGCGAATGAACTCCAAAAGCAAGCTCTTGGGGATATAACACTGCTGCAGACAGCAGGAGAGTTTCAGCACTATTTACGTTCCTTGGAGCCTTATTTGGCGGAATTTGCGCACGTGACGGAAAATCAGCTGAAGAAGCTTTTTCCCAAAATCAAAAAATTGAAGGTGCCCGATTTAACGGCCATCGACTATAGGTACGTGACGTATCTCGGCTGGATCGATATCGCGACGAATAAATTGTTCCTCGTCTATCATCTGAACGGGAAACTCGTTGGAATAGAAGGGAATTATACGCCGACGAATAAGAAGGGCGTTTGCTTTGTGTGTAATCGGCATGAAGAGGTTGCGTTATTTACGGCGGTGACCAAATGGAAGCCGGCAAGCGCTACGCCTGATTACTACAGAGCAATCGGCAATTACTTGTGTGTGAACAGCGAGGCTTGCAACAAGAATATAACCGATGTTGCCGTGTTGGAGAAATTCATACAGGGCGTATTGATTGGTCCGTAA
- a CDS encoding ABC transporter substrate-binding protein, whose protein sequence is MGKMKRFQMIGFAGLSLAMVLSGCSSTKTATSSPAAATPAASAAATKAPEPAKSFEKVTVNFWTPFSGNDGPFMKKIVDNYNKSQEKYTVKMTIQPNGDYYKLLDTAIATKKGVPDVAIMHLDQTPTYIAKDLLQPLDEIAKSVGVEKSNFPPATVDYSTKDGKWYSIPLDIHPLIMYYNKDLFAAAGITAPPTNRQEFVDAAKKLTDPSKGIWGAAMPTFWIQNFLFPTILFQNGGSFLDDKGNIAYNSPAGVEAVAFMRSLTTMKVSPPTVAADGDFNLFQQGKSAMHFNGPWSKDAFDKAKINYGVAPVPQLGTVKQAVFGGSHNFVIPKATTDANVLAGVGDFLKFVSANSIDWAESGQAVASKVVRDSAAFKAMTQQQTEVAKEFDYVQFAPKVLNWGPISDSIWSELANALQGKKDPKAALDDAAAKSTQAMKK, encoded by the coding sequence ATGGGGAAGATGAAAAGGTTTCAAATGATTGGTTTTGCGGGGCTATCCTTGGCAATGGTACTATCAGGTTGCTCTTCAACGAAAACAGCAACTTCGTCTCCGGCTGCGGCAACACCAGCAGCTTCAGCGGCAGCTACCAAAGCACCAGAGCCAGCAAAAAGCTTTGAAAAAGTTACCGTGAACTTCTGGACGCCGTTCTCAGGTAATGATGGTCCATTTATGAAGAAAATCGTCGACAATTATAATAAATCACAAGAAAAATATACCGTGAAAATGACGATTCAGCCCAATGGAGATTACTACAAGCTGCTTGATACTGCGATCGCAACGAAAAAAGGAGTTCCGGATGTAGCGATCATGCATCTTGACCAAACGCCTACGTATATTGCTAAAGATTTGCTGCAGCCATTGGATGAAATCGCAAAATCCGTTGGTGTAGAGAAAAGTAACTTCCCTCCTGCAACCGTAGATTACTCAACAAAAGATGGCAAATGGTACAGCATTCCTTTGGACATTCATCCATTAATTATGTATTACAATAAAGATTTGTTCGCAGCAGCCGGTATCACAGCGCCTCCAACCAATCGTCAAGAATTCGTGGATGCTGCTAAAAAGCTAACCGATCCTTCCAAGGGTATATGGGGAGCGGCAATGCCGACTTTTTGGATTCAAAATTTCTTGTTTCCAACGATTCTATTCCAAAATGGCGGAAGCTTTTTAGATGATAAAGGGAATATTGCTTACAACTCACCAGCAGGTGTAGAAGCTGTTGCGTTTATGAGAAGCTTGACGACAATGAAAGTATCTCCTCCAACTGTAGCGGCAGATGGCGATTTTAACTTGTTCCAACAAGGAAAGAGCGCCATGCACTTCAATGGTCCGTGGTCCAAGGATGCTTTCGATAAAGCCAAGATCAACTATGGTGTAGCACCCGTTCCACAACTGGGAACAGTCAAACAAGCCGTTTTCGGCGGATCACATAACTTCGTGATTCCAAAAGCAACGACAGATGCCAATGTTCTTGCTGGTGTAGGTGATTTCTTGAAATTCGTATCAGCTAATTCGATTGATTGGGCAGAGTCCGGTCAAGCGGTTGCTTCGAAAGTCGTACGTGACAGCGCCGCGTTCAAAGCTATGACACAGCAACAAACAGAAGTTGCTAAGGAATTCGATTATGTTCAATTTGCTCCTAAAGTATTAAATTGGGGTCCAATTTCCGACAGTATTTGGAGTGAGTTAGCTAATGCTTTGCAAGGTAAAAAGGATCCTAAAGCTGCCCTTGATGATGCAGCAGCCAAATCTACACAAGCGATGAAGAAGTAA
- a CDS encoding carbohydrate ABC transporter permease — MPTTSNWKSKLTSSLFILPYFLAFLAFTLIPIIYGFIISLKQYNLLDPVHPFVGFDNYKSIFTNGTQENDLFFIGMKATLKFVIFSVPFLVIVGLGFALLLNALPAKLRSLFRSIYFIPYAVSATVMAVIWKRMFDVTGGFINLLLAKVGIHEFDPIPWLLDKPFVWFALVVATLWWTIGFNMIIFVNALNGVPEDLYEAAKIDGANSWDRLKNITLPSIRPVIIFVLITSTIASYNVFAQPNLMSNAGDETKVLLMGILQTAYTAREIGSASAMAILMGLTIMLVSIIQFKVTNRKE, encoded by the coding sequence TTGCCTACAACATCAAATTGGAAATCAAAGCTGACTTCAAGCTTATTCATATTACCGTATTTTCTAGCTTTTTTAGCCTTTACGCTGATACCGATCATTTATGGCTTTATCATTAGTCTGAAGCAATATAATCTACTTGATCCTGTGCATCCGTTTGTTGGATTCGACAATTATAAAAGCATATTTACCAATGGTACGCAGGAAAATGACCTCTTCTTCATCGGGATGAAAGCGACTTTGAAGTTCGTCATCTTTTCGGTTCCATTTTTAGTAATCGTGGGCTTAGGCTTTGCCTTGCTGCTAAATGCACTTCCCGCAAAACTTCGGTCCCTGTTTCGGTCGATTTATTTTATTCCCTATGCCGTATCAGCCACTGTTATGGCCGTGATTTGGAAGCGAATGTTCGATGTTACCGGGGGATTTATCAATTTACTTTTAGCCAAGGTTGGGATTCATGAGTTTGACCCGATTCCATGGCTGCTGGATAAACCCTTCGTATGGTTCGCTTTGGTTGTAGCTACGCTTTGGTGGACCATTGGGTTCAACATGATTATCTTTGTAAATGCCCTAAATGGGGTGCCGGAGGATCTTTATGAAGCAGCAAAAATAGACGGAGCGAATAGCTGGGACAGACTGAAAAACATCACACTTCCATCAATCAGACCCGTTATCATATTCGTATTGATTACTTCGACCATTGCCTCTTATAATGTCTTCGCTCAGCCCAATTTAATGAGCAATGCAGGGGATGAGACGAAAGTTTTATTGATGGGTATTCTGCAAACGGCCTACACGGCTAGAGAAATCGGTTCTGCTTCTGCCATGGCCATCTTAATGGGCTTAACGATCATGCTTGTTTCCATTATTCAATTTAAAGTCACGAATAGAAAGGAGTAG
- a CDS encoding carbohydrate ABC transporter permease produces the protein MKPLKIFYVLLASLLAVIFVLPMLWMFSNSFKTDIEVMSPVFHLLPLEFTWDNFHTIFVGGDVDVPIFRWIFNSFFVGFAATILVILLDTLAAYALTKLDIPFKKTLFALFVGSLMVPGIISFLPQYLNFSNFNLINTYYVLILPYSGGALGVFLLIQFFQSFPNEIIEAARIDGANKWHVFWSVMLPSSVSIVTTLAIFTFMAVFNDYVWPFFTVTDLEMRTLTAGIAVMATGSFVQSYGKLMALATLSTVPTLIIFLIGQKQFIQSITATGVKQ, from the coding sequence TTGAAACCGTTGAAAATTTTTTATGTGTTATTGGCTTCTCTACTTGCCGTCATCTTTGTATTACCGATGTTATGGATGTTTTCAAATTCTTTTAAAACAGATATCGAAGTCATGTCACCTGTGTTTCATTTATTGCCTCTAGAGTTTACATGGGATAACTTCCATACGATTTTTGTGGGTGGTGATGTTGATGTTCCCATTTTTCGGTGGATTTTCAACTCCTTTTTTGTAGGCTTCGCTGCGACAATCTTGGTTATACTGCTAGATACTCTAGCTGCTTATGCGCTAACAAAATTGGACATTCCGTTCAAAAAAACATTATTTGCTTTGTTTGTAGGCTCATTAATGGTTCCAGGTATTATTTCTTTCCTTCCTCAATATTTGAATTTCAGTAATTTTAATTTGATCAATACGTACTATGTACTTATTTTGCCTTACTCTGGCGGGGCACTTGGTGTATTTTTGCTGATTCAATTTTTCCAATCCTTCCCGAATGAAATTATTGAAGCCGCTAGAATAGATGGGGCAAATAAATGGCATGTGTTCTGGTCCGTCATGCTTCCGTCATCGGTTTCGATTGTTACGACGCTCGCTATTTTTACGTTTATGGCTGTTTTCAATGACTATGTATGGCCGTTTTTTACAGTGACAGACTTGGAGATGCGAACGCTCACAGCAGGTATTGCGGTCATGGCAACAGGAAGCTTTGTACAGTCCTATGGTAAATTAATGGCTTTAGCCACCTTATCAACCGTTCCCACACTAATTATATTTTTGATTGGACAGAAACAATTCATTCAATCCATTACAGCCACAGGGGTTAAACAGTAA
- a CDS encoding glycoside hydrolase family 43 protein, translating into MRMLITLLGCMLILAGCSKGVVEEAVKETKSAVTPSKEAKTFTNPILDNGADPWVTSKDGTYYYTHTTGNSIRIWKSQTLTGLSNAEYKDVWFPPVSGPNTSNIWAPELHFLKGKWYIYYAADDGQNENHRMFVLESETEDPLGKYIDRGMMDTSGRWAIDGTTLQREDGSLYFIWSGWEGTVNVSQHLYIALMSNPYTISGKPIEISRPTYDWELVGTPTINEGPQVLMHKDQIFVIYSASGSWTDDYCLGMLSTQMNSDLLNPASWKKHEKAVFSKTDQVFGPGHNSFAKSPDGKEDWILYHGAKTQGAGWNRNVRMQPFKWNEDGTPNFGTPIAEGVPIAVPSGE; encoded by the coding sequence ATGCGCATGTTGATTACTTTATTAGGTTGTATGCTGATACTGGCGGGATGTTCGAAAGGAGTTGTAGAGGAAGCTGTGAAAGAAACCAAAAGCGCGGTAACGCCATCAAAGGAAGCGAAAACATTTACGAATCCCATACTGGACAATGGCGCTGATCCATGGGTCACTTCGAAGGATGGGACCTATTATTATACACATACAACGGGAAATTCGATTCGAATTTGGAAATCGCAAACGTTAACAGGGCTTTCAAATGCTGAATATAAGGACGTCTGGTTTCCACCTGTTTCAGGACCTAATACTTCAAATATTTGGGCACCTGAGTTACATTTTCTCAAAGGGAAATGGTATATCTACTATGCAGCAGATGACGGTCAGAATGAGAACCATCGGATGTTCGTGCTGGAATCGGAGACAGAGGACCCGCTAGGGAAATATATAGACAGGGGAATGATGGACACTTCTGGCAGGTGGGCTATTGATGGAACAACGCTGCAAAGAGAGGATGGATCGTTATATTTCATTTGGTCGGGCTGGGAAGGTACGGTCAATGTAAGTCAACATTTGTACATTGCACTGATGAGTAATCCGTACACGATTAGCGGAAAACCAATAGAAATCTCAAGACCCACCTATGATTGGGAATTGGTCGGGACTCCTACCATTAATGAAGGTCCGCAGGTATTGATGCATAAGGATCAAATTTTTGTTATTTATTCGGCAAGCGGCAGCTGGACGGATGACTATTGTCTAGGGATGCTGAGCACCCAGATGAATAGTGACTTGTTGAATCCTGCCTCATGGAAAAAGCATGAGAAAGCCGTATTTTCAAAAACAGATCAGGTATTCGGACCCGGTCATAACTCTTTTGCGAAATCACCAGATGGGAAAGAGGATTGGATTCTGTATCATGGCGCGAAAACGCAAGGGGCTGGCTGGAATCGCAACGTCCGTATGCAGCCATTTAAGTGGAATGAAGATGGAACGCCGAATTTTGGGACTCCAATTGCAGAAGGTGTTCCCATTGCTGTGCCTAGCGGTGAATGA
- a CDS encoding ABC transporter substrate-binding protein yields MSSFTIGCSPQLNTHTEEASSNKLRITFWSPFSGGDGQFMAELIQQYNNENKDHVKIEQINNNSGDYYPKLSTAIVTEEAPDIAIVHSAKYSQYAPAGFLTDLNELAVEAGVNWNDFNPTILKSTVAEDKHLGIPLDTHLEVMYYNKTWLKQAGLLDEKEKPILSNGEEGFIQFLQKIRASVPEHISPLAEPNVRIDSFWLWYSFYNQMSMDGGRFYTDDGKAAAIDNPSALQSLRFVDSLYTSKLIHPNINDTVQNFAKGNAAILITGVWATGTFEKAPDLNFGVTKIPQIYDHPAVWGDSHTFSLPYHEKPDKQKQIAAIKFANWVAAHGASWAKAGHIPAVKKAVESKEFQQLKYRPDYASSADDVKYFPNQPRQGTINDELVREFEKMMVGQTTPQEVLHNAQKIINTNLQIQQNTAPK; encoded by the coding sequence ATGAGTTCTTTTACAATTGGCTGCAGTCCACAGCTGAACACCCATACAGAAGAAGCCAGCTCGAATAAGTTGAGAATCACCTTTTGGTCTCCGTTTAGCGGGGGTGATGGACAATTTATGGCCGAATTAATTCAGCAATATAATAATGAGAATAAAGATCACGTTAAAATAGAACAGATTAATAATAATTCAGGTGATTATTACCCGAAGCTCTCAACGGCCATCGTGACAGAAGAAGCGCCTGATATCGCAATTGTACACTCAGCCAAGTATTCACAATATGCGCCAGCGGGCTTCTTGACAGATTTGAATGAACTGGCCGTCGAGGCTGGCGTTAATTGGAACGATTTTAATCCGACGATTTTGAAAAGTACGGTTGCCGAAGATAAGCATTTGGGAATTCCACTAGATACGCATCTTGAAGTCATGTACTATAACAAAACTTGGCTGAAGCAGGCTGGTCTTCTAGATGAGAAAGAAAAGCCTATCTTATCCAATGGCGAAGAAGGGTTCATTCAATTTCTGCAAAAAATCCGTGCGAGTGTACCGGAACATATATCTCCTCTAGCTGAGCCCAATGTGCGAATTGACTCCTTCTGGTTATGGTATTCCTTCTACAATCAGATGAGTATGGATGGTGGACGATTCTATACCGACGATGGAAAAGCGGCAGCTATTGATAATCCTTCTGCGCTGCAGTCCTTGAGATTTGTGGATTCCCTTTATACCAGTAAGCTCATACATCCTAATATTAACGATACGGTTCAAAACTTTGCTAAAGGCAACGCAGCCATATTAATTACAGGCGTTTGGGCAACGGGTACTTTTGAAAAAGCGCCAGACTTGAATTTTGGTGTTACAAAAATACCGCAGATCTACGATCATCCAGCAGTTTGGGGCGACTCCCACACGTTTTCTCTTCCCTATCATGAGAAGCCGGATAAGCAAAAGCAAATCGCAGCCATTAAATTTGCCAATTGGGTAGCGGCTCACGGTGCAAGCTGGGCGAAAGCCGGTCATATCCCGGCTGTTAAGAAAGCTGTAGAATCGAAAGAGTTTCAGCAGCTTAAATATCGTCCGGACTATGCCAGCTCAGCGGATGATGTGAAATATTTTCCGAATCAACCGCGACAGGGAACGATTAATGATGAACTTGTGCGTGAGTTTGAAAAGATGATGGTGGGTCAGACAACACCACAAGAGGTGCTGCATAATGCGCAAAAGATTATTAATACCAATCTTCAGATTCAGCAGAATACAGCTCCAAAATAG